In the Ruminococcus sp. OA3 genome, one interval contains:
- a CDS encoding glycosyl hydrolase family 18 protein — MKKKAAPILVVILLIILVAAAGVLSFVIKRFTPSNEKMDGSQYFGLEQDTDVALVVNGEVLEDVGKFIDGNIYIQDAVVSQYINQRFYWDANNKVMLYTLPEEVITLTPDSTEYLVGGETLREDVPMIRSEGDVFYVSLEFLKKYSDMSCQEYKEPARVVISTEAGTVQMVDASADYEIRQKGGIKSPILTEGKKGDALYFLEAMENWTKVSTGDGYTGYIRNEDISGVREVESAVETHGLEYTNIRKDYKINLTWHMMMNREGNQELTSKIEGCTGLNTISPTWYTFADDKGKLQSLASPAYVKQAHEAGIEVWGLIENINTEVSTLDLLSVTENRTKIIQQLMKSAKWTGMDGINVDFENITEDCAPHYVQFIRELSVACRKAQLVLSVDNPVPQPYNEFYNRKEQGIMADYVIIMGYDEHYSGSEEAGSVASLPFVKDGIEQTLKEVPKEKVINAIPFYTRLWTQPYGSSNITSEAMGMDTAAAYVSEHQMETYWDGEAGQNVAELQGDDALYQIWLEDDQSIEEKMKLIQSYDLAGVASWQLGYQNNSVWAVIGKYLQ; from the coding sequence ATGAAAAAAAAGGCAGCTCCGATACTGGTTGTCATTCTGTTGATAATTTTGGTAGCGGCGGCCGGTGTGTTGTCATTTGTCATCAAGAGGTTTACACCGAGCAATGAGAAGATGGACGGCAGTCAATACTTTGGACTGGAACAGGATACAGACGTGGCACTTGTGGTAAACGGGGAAGTGCTGGAAGATGTAGGGAAATTTATTGACGGAAATATCTATATACAGGATGCTGTGGTGAGCCAGTATATAAACCAGAGGTTTTACTGGGATGCAAATAACAAGGTCATGCTTTATACGCTTCCGGAAGAAGTTATCACGCTGACACCGGACAGTACTGAATATCTGGTTGGCGGGGAAACACTGAGGGAAGATGTTCCAATGATCAGGTCGGAGGGTGACGTTTTTTATGTATCCCTTGAATTTTTGAAAAAGTACAGTGATATGTCCTGCCAAGAATATAAGGAGCCAGCACGGGTCGTGATCAGCACAGAAGCTGGGACAGTGCAGATGGTTGATGCGTCTGCTGATTATGAAATACGGCAGAAGGGTGGCATAAAAAGTCCAATATTGACAGAAGGGAAGAAAGGGGATGCCCTGTATTTCCTTGAGGCGATGGAGAACTGGACGAAAGTGTCTACCGGCGATGGATATACCGGCTATATTCGCAATGAGGATATTTCCGGAGTGAGGGAAGTTGAGTCTGCGGTGGAAACTCATGGACTGGAATATACAAATATCCGGAAAGATTACAAAATTAATCTGACATGGCACATGATGATGAACCGGGAAGGCAATCAAGAGCTTACCTCTAAGATCGAAGGATGTACCGGCCTTAATACAATTTCACCGACGTGGTATACTTTTGCGGATGATAAAGGAAAACTGCAGTCTCTGGCGAGTCCGGCATATGTGAAACAGGCACATGAGGCTGGAATTGAGGTCTGGGGACTGATCGAAAACATTAATACTGAAGTCAGTACGCTCGACCTGCTCTCTGTCACGGAAAACAGGACTAAAATCATACAGCAGCTGATGAAATCTGCAAAATGGACAGGAATGGACGGCATCAACGTAGATTTTGAAAACATAACGGAAGACTGCGCACCGCACTATGTACAGTTTATCAGAGAGCTTTCTGTTGCGTGCCGAAAAGCACAGCTTGTACTGTCTGTGGACAACCCTGTTCCGCAGCCATATAATGAATTTTATAACCGGAAAGAACAGGGGATCATGGCGGATTACGTGATTATAATGGGTTACGATGAACATTATTCCGGTTCGGAAGAAGCGGGATCTGTTGCTTCCCTGCCTTTTGTGAAAGACGGAATTGAACAGACATTGAAAGAAGTACCGAAAGAAAAGGTGATCAATGCGATACCATTTTACACCAGACTGTGGACCCAGCCATATGGATCCAGCAATATTACCAGCGAGGCGATGGGAATGGATACGGCTGCAGCTTATGTGAGTGAACACCAGATGGAAACATACTGGGACGGAGAGGCCGGACAGAATGTGGCTGAACTCCAGGGAGATGATGCGTTGTATCAAATCTGGCTGGAAGA